A single window of Zea mays cultivar B73 chromosome 10, Zm-B73-REFERENCE-NAM-5.0, whole genome shotgun sequence DNA harbors:
- the LOC100192057 gene encoding Transcription factor E2FA, protein MAAAAGDGAGEARARALLQQHRPFATPPGEYHHFGAPSAAADEMVEAVVLRTPLKRKHNDRTENEAAESNDWMSPGYANAGSSPVPTPPSGKGLKASTKPKATKGQKSGPQTPLGFGSPGNPSTPVGGCRYDSSLGLLTKKFLNLLKGAPGGIVDLNNAAETLEVQKRRIYDITNVLEGIGLIEKKLKNNIRWKGVDDSRPGEVSDDMSILQADIDALTLQERNLDERISEMRDRLRGLTEDENNQKWLYVTEEDIKSLPCFQNQTLIAIKAPHGTTLEVPDPDEVNDYPQRRYRIVLRSTMGPIDVYLVSQFEEMSGMETPPRPTQTISMDSLENPRTPLAADCNKVTGMESNIHGGLILPSDAPSSSQDISGMMKIVPSELDADTDYWLLSDNTGVSMTNMWETGPDEWDGIEKFNAEDFLEVGTPQQQDKPADVVDDDPSCII, encoded by the exons ATGGCGGCGGCGGCCGGTGACGGGGCCGGCGAGGCCAGGGCACGGGCGCTGCTGCAGCAGCACCGGCCGTTTGCGACGCCGCCAGGGGAGTACCACCACTTCGGCGCGCCTtccgccgccgccgacgagatggTGGAGGCGGTTGTCCTCAGGACGCCA TTGAAACGGAAACATAACGACAGAACAGAAAATGAAGCTGCCGAATCAAATGACTGGATGAGCCCTGGATATGCTAATGCTGGCAGCAGCCCAGTTCCTACACCCCCTTCAGGGAAAGGTTTAAAAGCATCCACCAAGCCTAAGGCTACGAAGGGCCAGAAATCTGGTCCTCAGACCCCTTTGGGTTTTG GTTCTCCGGGCAATCCTTCTACTCCTGTTGGTGGCTGCCGCTATGATAGCTCCCTCG GGCTCTTGACAAAGAAGTTCCTGAACTTGCTAAAAGGTGCACCTGGTGGCATTGTTGATCTGAATAATGCTGCAGAAACTCTAGAG GTACAGAAAAGGCGTATATATGACATCACTAATGTTCTTGAAGGGATAGGACTGATAGAAAAAAAGCTTAAGAACAACATCCGTTGGAA AGGAGTTGATGACTCTCGACCCGGAGAAGTTAGTGATGATATGTCAATTTTACAG GCAGATATTGATGCTCTTACACTGCAAGAGCGCAATTTGGATGAACGAATAAG TGAAATGCGGGACAGATTAAGAGGGCTTACtgaagatgaaaataatcaaAA GTGGCTTTATGTCACGGAAGAAGATATCAAATCTTTGCCATGCTTCCAG AATCAGACTCTAATTGCTATAAAAGCACCGCATGGCACAACTTTGGAAGTCCCAGATCCTGATGAG GTTAATGATTATCCTCAAAGGAGATATAGGATTGTCCTAAGAAGTACCATGGGTCCGATAGATGTGTACCTAGTTAG TCAATTTGAGGAGATGAGTGGCATGGAGACTCCTCCAAGGCCTACACAGACAATAAGCATGGATTCTCTAGAGAATCCTAGGACGCCTTTGGCTGCGGATTGCAACAAAGTCACAGGGATGGAATCAAATATTCACGGAGGACTGATCCTACCTTCTGATGCACCTAGTAGTTCACAGGACATTTCAGGGATGATGAAGATTGTCCCTTCGGAGCTTGAT GCTGATACAGACTACTGGCTCTTATCGGACAACACAGGAGTTAGCATGACGAACATGTGGGAGACAGGAC CAGATGAGTGGGATGGGATTGAGAAATTCAACGCGGAGGATTTCTTGGAAGTGGGCACTCCCCAGCAGCAGGATAAACCAGCCGATGTCGTGGATGACGACCCCTCCTGTATAATCTGA